A single Brucella intermedia LMG 3301 DNA region contains:
- a CDS encoding protein-disulfide reductase DsbD N-terminal domain-containing protein, with protein sequence MRLLAGLASLFIGLLLALAPASAANPLPVDQAFRLSVLKDTDGRLVLNWQIADGYYLYRDHIAAKNGQGNPLAVDTQPGQPKDDPNFGRLEVYYTHATASVKAGTEPLELTYQGCQEDGICYRPETRTVDPVTLAVSSEKGQKAKLLAQTPTFTPAAGASRSAKGGICPCTRKGHGRGAAGSRRRRAGDRGISGFRRAACFHPLRLSHLPHPCRNAGA encoded by the coding sequence ATGCGTCTCCTTGCGGGCCTCGCCAGCTTGTTCATCGGTTTGCTCCTCGCACTCGCCCCGGCCTCGGCGGCAAACCCGCTGCCGGTCGATCAGGCATTCCGCCTGAGCGTATTGAAGGACACGGATGGCCGGCTGGTACTCAACTGGCAGATCGCGGACGGTTATTATCTTTATCGCGACCATATAGCGGCGAAGAACGGGCAGGGAAATCCGCTAGCCGTCGACACGCAGCCCGGACAGCCCAAGGACGACCCGAATTTTGGGCGGCTTGAAGTCTATTACACCCACGCCACGGCAAGCGTGAAGGCGGGTACAGAGCCGCTGGAACTCACCTATCAGGGCTGTCAGGAAGATGGCATTTGCTACCGCCCGGAAACCAGGACGGTCGATCCGGTCACGCTCGCAGTTTCGAGCGAGAAGGGCCAAAAGGCCAAGCTGCTGGCGCAGACGCCGACCTTCACACCGGCTGCGGGTGCCAGCCGCTCCGCAAAAGGCGGCATTTGCCCTTGCACCCGAAAAGGGCATGGTCGAGGGGCTGCTGGATCGCGGCGGCGCCGGGCTGGTGATCGCGGCATTTCTGGCTTTCGGCGTGCTGCTTGCTTTCACCCCTTGCGTCTTTCCCATCTACCCCATCCTTGCCGGAACGCTGGCGCGTGA
- a CDS encoding ATP-binding protein, protein MNSIRSRLTGILIGVTCVVWLFAVVWIHISTQSQLEKVLDARLMEAARMVNSLLTDHRVAVGPDGDGGQLSLKPMPDFPLYDRQLFCQIWALDGKLVGRSESAPGVRLTNIANGFSDTEVAGDRWRVFAVENTQLGLRVMVGDSLSVRERLVQNVVTGLVLPALLMLPVLALMIWLCVRRGLDPLSRLASVLSKRQAQDLRPLPEHNLPKEIAPAVTALNGLFQRVDEARERERNFAIFAAHELKTPLAGLKTQAQIAESAKDETMRANAVRQIAAGVDRTTRLTNQLLDLAALETGDDIEAPACEPACQLLVAVSTDMRMLAAQRGVSIELPGNMPLVQMPFPHLFTLAARNLIENAVNHSPGNGTVRCRLEAAADKLKLVVEDDGPGIPESEMPHVTERFFRGANRNETGSGLGLPIVKMAVERMGGELQLQNRPQGGLSASIIVPGTIVG, encoded by the coding sequence ATGAATTCCATTCGCAGCCGTCTCACCGGCATCCTGATCGGCGTCACCTGCGTCGTCTGGCTTTTCGCGGTCGTGTGGATCCATATCAGCACCCAGTCACAGCTTGAAAAGGTGCTCGATGCGCGCCTGATGGAAGCCGCGCGGATGGTCAACTCGCTTCTGACGGACCATCGGGTCGCGGTTGGCCCGGATGGAGATGGCGGACAATTGTCGTTGAAGCCGATGCCTGATTTTCCGCTCTATGACCGGCAGCTTTTCTGCCAGATATGGGCTCTCGACGGCAAGCTTGTGGGACGTTCCGAAAGTGCGCCCGGCGTGCGGCTCACCAATATCGCGAACGGCTTTTCGGATACGGAAGTTGCGGGCGACCGCTGGCGCGTGTTCGCGGTGGAAAATACCCAGCTCGGCCTGCGCGTCATGGTCGGCGACAGCCTGAGCGTTCGCGAAAGGCTGGTGCAGAATGTCGTGACCGGGCTTGTGCTGCCCGCGCTGTTGATGCTGCCCGTTCTGGCGCTCATGATCTGGTTGTGCGTAAGGCGCGGTCTCGATCCTCTGAGCCGTCTTGCATCCGTGCTTTCAAAGCGCCAGGCGCAGGATTTGCGGCCCCTGCCCGAACACAACCTGCCCAAGGAGATTGCGCCTGCCGTCACCGCGCTGAACGGGCTTTTCCAACGCGTCGACGAGGCGCGCGAGCGCGAGCGCAATTTCGCGATCTTTGCCGCGCATGAACTGAAGACGCCGCTCGCCGGATTGAAGACGCAGGCGCAGATTGCCGAAAGCGCAAAGGACGAAACAATGCGCGCCAATGCGGTGCGCCAGATCGCGGCGGGCGTCGACCGCACCACCCGTCTCACCAATCAGCTTCTCGACCTCGCCGCACTCGAAACCGGAGACGACATTGAAGCACCGGCATGCGAACCGGCGTGCCAGCTTCTTGTTGCGGTGTCGACCGACATGCGGATGCTTGCGGCGCAGCGCGGCGTTTCCATCGAACTGCCGGGCAACATGCCGCTGGTACAGATGCCCTTCCCGCACCTCTTCACGCTTGCCGCGCGCAACCTGATCGAAAACGCCGTCAACCACTCGCCCGGCAACGGCACCGTGCGCTGCCGCCTTGAAGCCGCAGCCGACAAGCTCAAGCTGGTCGTCGAGGATGACGGGCCCGGCATTCCCGAAAGCGAAATGCCGCACGTGACCGAGCGCTTCTTCCGCGGCGCTAATCGCAATGAAACCGGCAGCGGCCTTGGGCTTCCCATCGTGAAAATGGCGGTGGAGCGTATGGGCGGGGAATTGCAGCTGCAAAACCGCCCGCAAGGGGGCTTAAGCGCGTCGATCATCGTGCCGGGCACCATCGTCGGATGA
- the ccoS gene encoding cbb3-type cytochrome oxidase assembly protein CcoS, protein MSGLIFLIPTALFLGLLGLVAFLWSLKNGQYEDLDGAANRILLDDETSPLSK, encoded by the coding sequence ATGAGCGGACTTATCTTTCTCATTCCCACCGCGCTGTTTCTGGGCCTGCTCGGCCTCGTCGCCTTTCTCTGGTCGTTGAAAAACGGCCAGTATGAGGATCTCGACGGCGCGGCAAACCGCATCCTGCTGGACGACGAAACTA
- a CDS encoding FixH family protein, giving the protein MSIKSKTAGTFTGWHMLGIMVAFFGVIIAVNLTMAYNAIHSWSGLVVQNTYVASQEFNDKAQTGKEQAALNWQSKPAYENGIFTWRLADHEGKAVVMTGGTVEFKRPVGDVNDTKVTLSVGEPGILTAPLELGEGAWIMEVNADAGLEDPYRHIIRVLVKDGRML; this is encoded by the coding sequence ATGTCGATCAAGTCGAAAACCGCAGGCACGTTCACCGGCTGGCACATGCTGGGCATCATGGTCGCTTTCTTCGGCGTCATCATCGCGGTCAACCTGACCATGGCCTATAACGCGATCCATAGCTGGAGCGGGCTGGTGGTGCAGAACACCTATGTCGCCAGCCAGGAATTCAATGACAAGGCCCAGACCGGCAAGGAACAGGCCGCGCTGAACTGGCAGTCGAAGCCGGCGTATGAGAACGGCATCTTCACTTGGCGGCTCGCCGACCATGAAGGAAAGGCCGTCGTCATGACCGGCGGTACGGTGGAGTTCAAGCGTCCGGTCGGTGACGTGAACGATACCAAGGTCACGCTGAGCGTCGGCGAGCCCGGAATTCTGACCGCACCGCTGGAACTTGGCGAGGGCGCGTGGATCATGGAAGTGAATGCAGATGCGGGTCTTGAAGACCCTTATCGCCATATCATCCGCGTTCTGGTGAAGGATGGGAGAATGCTATGA
- a CDS encoding cation-translocating P-type ATPase: protein MSCCVENAQIATVVQAVSADEMQVASRALGDGFRQLDLSVPGVHCGLCIKNIEETLGKITGVAYVRVNLTARRVTVRWKDGETPPDVVDPLRRLGYEAHIFDMAQEKDPTFTRLLIALGVAAFASSNVMLLSVAVWSGADAATRDMFHWISGLIALPTLIYSGRIFYVSAWNALRARRVNMDVPIALAITLAFGMSVYETLHHGQHAYFDASVTLLFFLLIGRTLDYMMRARARSAVRGLAQLGSRGAVVIGDDNERNYLPVNEIRPGMRIILAAGERVPVDAKVEEGRSELDCAIASGESDAVPVGPGSEIRAGTLNLSTPLIIRATAEAKDSFLAEMVRLMDVAEGGRAYYRRLADRASELYVPMVHTIAFLAFVGWMFYTGGDWYRSIYIAICTLIITCPCALALAVPIVQVVAARRLFENGIMIKDGSAMERMAEVDTAIFDKTGTLTLGQPRLIDVDAIDPHNLEIAAELSLYSRHPLSRALALFSGAKPMTAFTRIEEVPGAGIEAELNGSLYRLGKRDWADDSATMVHADGPETCLSIDGKLVETFRFEDSPREDAAGAIATLKRNGLKLGIISGDRLPAVERLAGYLGVNDFRAEVLPADKSELVQKLSAEGSKVLMVGDGLNDAPALVAAHVSMAPATAADIGRNAADFVFLRESLSAVPLAFAVSKEAGRLISQNFALSIGYNIIAVPIAIFGYVTPLVAALSMSLSSVVVVSNALRLRAGKQKQQTQKTIAAVAVIKEAHK from the coding sequence ATGAGCTGCTGCGTCGAGAATGCACAGATAGCGACCGTCGTTCAGGCCGTCTCCGCAGATGAAATGCAGGTCGCAAGCCGTGCGCTGGGAGATGGTTTTCGCCAGCTCGACCTGTCGGTTCCCGGCGTTCATTGCGGCCTGTGCATCAAGAATATCGAAGAGACGCTCGGCAAGATCACAGGGGTTGCCTATGTCCGCGTCAACCTGACGGCCCGCCGCGTGACCGTGCGCTGGAAGGATGGCGAGACGCCGCCCGATGTGGTCGATCCGCTTCGCAGGCTCGGTTACGAAGCGCATATCTTTGACATGGCGCAGGAGAAAGACCCGACCTTCACGCGGCTTCTGATCGCGCTTGGCGTCGCGGCGTTTGCTTCCAGCAATGTGATGCTCTTGTCGGTCGCGGTCTGGTCGGGGGCGGATGCGGCGACACGCGATATGTTCCACTGGATTTCCGGCCTCATCGCCCTGCCGACGCTGATCTATTCGGGCCGGATTTTCTATGTTTCCGCATGGAATGCGCTGCGTGCGCGGCGCGTCAACATGGATGTGCCGATTGCGCTTGCCATCACGCTGGCCTTTGGCATGAGTGTCTATGAAACCCTGCATCACGGCCAGCACGCCTATTTCGATGCATCGGTGACCTTGCTGTTCTTCCTGCTGATCGGCCGTACGCTCGACTACATGATGCGCGCCCGCGCCCGTTCCGCCGTCCGAGGTCTGGCGCAGCTTGGCTCTCGCGGTGCGGTGGTGATCGGCGATGATAACGAACGCAATTACCTGCCGGTCAACGAAATCCGCCCCGGCATGCGCATCATCCTTGCAGCAGGCGAGCGCGTACCCGTTGATGCCAAGGTGGAAGAAGGCCGTTCGGAACTCGATTGCGCCATTGCATCGGGCGAAAGCGATGCCGTGCCTGTCGGTCCGGGCTCCGAGATTCGCGCCGGCACGCTTAACCTTTCCACGCCGCTAATCATTCGCGCGACGGCGGAAGCCAAGGATTCCTTCCTCGCTGAAATGGTGCGGCTGATGGATGTCGCAGAAGGCGGACGCGCCTATTACCGTCGTCTTGCCGACCGCGCTTCCGAGCTCTATGTGCCGATGGTCCACACCATCGCCTTCCTCGCCTTCGTCGGCTGGATGTTCTACACCGGCGGCGACTGGTATCGCTCGATCTATATCGCGATCTGCACCCTCATCATCACCTGCCCTTGCGCGCTCGCCCTTGCGGTGCCGATTGTGCAGGTGGTTGCGGCGCGCCGCCTGTTCGAAAACGGCATCATGATCAAGGACGGCTCCGCCATGGAGCGGATGGCCGAGGTGGACACCGCCATTTTCGACAAGACCGGCACTTTGACGCTCGGTCAGCCGAGGCTGATCGATGTCGACGCCATCGATCCCCATAATCTGGAGATTGCAGCAGAGTTGTCGCTTTATTCGCGCCATCCGCTGTCGCGGGCGCTGGCGCTGTTCTCGGGCGCAAAGCCGATGACCGCCTTTACCCGCATCGAGGAAGTGCCGGGCGCAGGCATCGAAGCCGAACTGAACGGTTCCCTCTATCGGCTTGGCAAGCGCGACTGGGCGGACGATAGCGCCACGATGGTTCATGCCGATGGCCCCGAGACCTGTCTTTCCATCGATGGCAAGCTGGTTGAAACCTTCCGCTTTGAAGACAGCCCGCGCGAGGACGCTGCGGGAGCCATCGCCACACTGAAGCGCAACGGGCTGAAGCTTGGCATCATTTCCGGCGACCGCCTGCCTGCCGTCGAGAGGCTTGCCGGTTATCTCGGCGTCAATGACTTCCGGGCGGAAGTGCTGCCAGCCGACAAGTCGGAACTTGTGCAGAAACTGTCAGCCGAAGGCAGCAAGGTGCTGATGGTTGGCGATGGGTTGAACGATGCGCCCGCCCTCGTCGCGGCCCATGTTTCCATGGCCCCGGCGACGGCAGCCGATATTGGCCGCAATGCAGCCGATTTCGTCTTCCTGCGTGAAAGCCTGTCGGCAGTGCCGCTTGCCTTCGCCGTCTCGAAGGAAGCGGGCCGGTTGATCAGCCAGAACTTTGCGCTTTCCATCGGCTATAATATCATAGCCGTGCCGATCGCGATTTTCGGCTATGTCACCCCGCTGGTGGCAGCGCTTTCGATGTCGCTGTCGTCCGTCGTGGTCGTGAGCAACGCATTGCGGTTACGCGCCGGAAAACAAAAGCAGCAGACGCAGAAGACCATCGCGGCTGTTGCCGTCATCAAGGAAGCGCACAAATGA
- a CDS encoding CcoQ/FixQ family Cbb3-type cytochrome c oxidase assembly chaperone gives MDYNTMRTFADSWGLLGMALFFLFVVLYAFRPGSKQIADHAKDIPFKDDAND, from the coding sequence ATGGATTACAACACCATGCGCACTTTCGCCGATAGCTGGGGTCTGCTCGGCATGGCGCTCTTTTTTCTCTTCGTCGTTCTCTACGCCTTCCGGCCAGGCAGCAAACAGATAGCCGACCACGCGAAGGACATTCCTTTCAAGGATGACGCAAATGACTGA
- the ccoP gene encoding cytochrome-c oxidase, cbb3-type subunit III — MTDKQIDEVTGVATTGHEWDGIKELDNPMPRWWLWTFYATIFWALAYVIAYPAWPLISSSTGGMLGWSSRGAFWEETARVDSERQGIIDQIKAKDVHEILADENLRQYAIAGGAAAFRVNCVQCHGSGAQGAPGYPNLNDDDWLWGGSIDDILTTIRHGVRSTDDADTRISEMPAFVDVLEPQQIRDVAAYVVSLSGTPHNPAMVPEGKKVFAENCAVCHGADAKGLREFGAPDLTDAIWFYGSGEDAIVRQVAHPKHGIMPAWETRLGDATVKQLAIFVHSLGGGE; from the coding sequence ATGACTGACAAGCAAATCGACGAAGTAACCGGCGTAGCGACCACCGGCCACGAATGGGACGGCATCAAGGAACTGGACAATCCTATGCCCCGCTGGTGGCTGTGGACATTCTACGCGACGATCTTCTGGGCGCTTGCCTATGTGATCGCCTATCCGGCATGGCCGCTGATCTCAAGTTCCACCGGCGGCATGCTCGGGTGGTCGAGCCGCGGCGCTTTCTGGGAAGAAACCGCCCGCGTCGACAGCGAGCGGCAGGGCATCATCGACCAGATCAAGGCCAAGGACGTCCACGAGATTCTGGCGGATGAAAATCTGCGCCAATATGCGATTGCCGGTGGCGCTGCCGCCTTCCGCGTCAATTGCGTGCAGTGCCACGGCTCCGGCGCGCAAGGTGCGCCCGGCTATCCCAACCTCAATGATGACGACTGGCTGTGGGGCGGTTCGATCGACGACATCCTGACGACCATCCGTCATGGCGTGCGCTCCACGGACGATGCCGACACCCGCATTTCCGAAATGCCCGCCTTTGTCGACGTTCTGGAACCGCAGCAGATCCGCGATGTCGCCGCCTATGTGGTGAGCCTCTCCGGCACGCCGCACAACCCCGCCATGGTGCCGGAAGGCAAGAAGGTTTTCGCAGAGAACTGCGCCGTCTGCCATGGCGCGGATGCCAAGGGTCTGCGCGAGTTCGGCGCACCGGACCTGACGGACGCCATCTGGTTCTACGGCTCCGGCGAGGACGCCATCGTGCGTCAGGTTGCGCATCCCAAGCACGGCATCATGCCCGCATGGGAAACACGCCTCGGAGACGCAACCGTCAAGCAGCTTGCCATCTTCGTCCACTCGTTGGGCGGCGGTGAATGA
- a CDS encoding response regulator, with protein sequence MRILVVEDDTILLDGLTVGLGLAGFTVDAVSTCCDAEAALAAQNYNAVVLDLMLPDGSGLDILKSMRRGRDETPVLLLTARDQVPERIAGLDAGADDYVGKPFDLHELAARVRAVARRGAGRANALLEWRGVELDPAEMSVRFHGEPVRLTRREFSILRTLMERPAATFSKSSLEEALYGWQEEVESNAVEVHIHHLRSKLGSDYIETVRGVGYRLAGART encoded by the coding sequence ATGCGCATACTCGTGGTGGAAGACGACACGATCCTTCTCGACGGACTGACTGTAGGGCTTGGGCTTGCCGGTTTCACCGTGGATGCCGTGTCGACCTGCTGCGACGCGGAAGCAGCGCTTGCCGCGCAGAACTATAACGCGGTGGTGCTCGACCTGATGCTGCCCGATGGCTCGGGCCTCGATATTCTGAAATCCATGCGGCGTGGACGCGACGAGACGCCGGTTCTGCTGCTGACCGCGCGCGATCAGGTGCCCGAGCGCATTGCGGGGCTCGATGCCGGTGCGGACGATTATGTCGGCAAACCCTTCGACCTGCATGAGCTTGCGGCCCGCGTGCGCGCCGTCGCCCGGCGCGGCGCAGGACGCGCCAATGCCCTGCTTGAATGGCGCGGCGTGGAACTGGACCCGGCGGAGATGTCGGTGCGCTTCCATGGCGAACCCGTGCGGCTGACCCGGCGCGAATTCTCGATCCTGCGCACCTTGATGGAGCGGCCCGCCGCCACCTTCTCCAAATCCTCGCTGGAGGAAGCGCTTTACGGCTGGCAGGAGGAAGTGGAGAGCAACGCGGTGGAAGTGCATATCCACCACCTGCGCTCCAAGCTTGGCTCCGATTATATCGAAACCGTGCGCGGGGTCGGTTACCGGCTGGCGGGAGCAAGGACATGA
- the ccoG gene encoding cytochrome c oxidase accessory protein CcoG: MSDDVERIDVQAVNSPKTRQSLYAARVKIFPKRVQGEFRRFKWIVMLITLGIYYLTPWLRWDRGPYAPDQAVLIDLANRRFYFFFIEIWPQEFYYVAGLLIMAGLGLFLVTSVAGRAWCGYTCPQTVWVDLYLVVERAIEGDRNARMKLDKAPWTFDKLWKRVSKHSIWLLIGVLTGGAWIFYFADAPQLLMDLVTGQAAPVAYFTVAILTATTYVFGGLMREQVCTYMCPWPRIQAAMLDENSLTVTYNDWRGEPRSRHSKKAIAAGETVGDCVDCNACVAACPMGIDIRDGQQLECITCALCIDACNTVMDKIDKPRGLISYATLADYNANMALATNNGTAPIDPARVYKAPNSFSDKVQNLSWKKVLRPRSMFYFAVWALIGLTLVISLSTRQRIGINVLHDRNPQYVLLSDGSIRNGYTVKLLNMIPTPRTFRLSIKGLPGATLTVQDETADANGNYDVPVEPDRLKTLRVFVTMPHDAITEHRHDYEIEVRDADGAEHARYKATFMAPEGR; encoded by the coding sequence ATGTCAGACGATGTCGAACGCATTGACGTTCAGGCAGTCAACTCCCCCAAAACCCGCCAATCGCTTTATGCGGCACGGGTGAAGATTTTTCCGAAGCGCGTGCAGGGCGAGTTCCGGCGCTTCAAGTGGATTGTCATGCTCATTACGCTCGGCATCTACTATCTGACGCCATGGCTGCGCTGGGATCGCGGCCCCTATGCACCGGATCAGGCGGTCCTGATCGATCTTGCCAATCGGCGCTTCTATTTCTTCTTCATCGAAATCTGGCCGCAGGAATTCTACTACGTCGCGGGCCTGCTCATCATGGCGGGCCTTGGTCTGTTTCTCGTGACCTCCGTCGCCGGTCGCGCCTGGTGCGGTTATACCTGCCCGCAGACCGTCTGGGTCGATCTTTATCTCGTCGTCGAACGCGCCATCGAAGGCGACCGTAATGCGCGCATGAAGCTCGACAAGGCGCCATGGACCTTTGACAAGCTGTGGAAGCGCGTGAGCAAACATTCCATCTGGTTGCTGATCGGCGTGCTGACCGGCGGCGCATGGATTTTCTATTTCGCCGACGCGCCGCAACTGCTCATGGATCTCGTGACCGGTCAGGCAGCGCCTGTCGCCTATTTCACCGTCGCCATCCTTACCGCCACCACCTATGTTTTCGGCGGGCTGATGCGCGAGCAGGTCTGCACCTATATGTGCCCGTGGCCGCGAATTCAGGCCGCAATGCTGGACGAAAATTCGCTCACCGTCACCTATAATGACTGGCGCGGCGAGCCGCGCTCCCGCCATTCCAAGAAGGCGATTGCCGCTGGTGAAACCGTGGGCGATTGCGTGGATTGCAATGCCTGCGTGGCCGCCTGCCCGATGGGTATCGACATTCGCGACGGGCAGCAGCTCGAATGCATCACCTGCGCGCTGTGCATCGATGCCTGCAATACGGTCATGGACAAGATCGACAAGCCGCGCGGCCTCATCTCCTATGCGACGCTGGCCGATTACAACGCCAACATGGCGCTCGCGACCAATAATGGCACGGCGCCGATCGATCCCGCCCGCGTCTACAAGGCGCCCAACAGCTTCTCGGACAAGGTGCAGAACCTGTCATGGAAGAAGGTGCTGCGTCCGCGCAGCATGTTCTACTTCGCCGTATGGGCGCTGATCGGCCTGACGCTCGTCATCTCGCTGTCGACGCGCCAGCGCATCGGCATCAACGTGCTGCATGACCGCAACCCGCAATATGTGCTTCTGTCGGACGGCTCGATCCGCAACGGTTACACGGTCAAGCTGCTCAACATGATCCCGACGCCGCGCACCTTCCGCCTTTCCATCAAGGGCCTGCCGGGCGCAACGCTGACCGTTCAGGATGAAACCGCGGATGCGAACGGGAATTACGATGTGCCGGTGGAGCCGGACCGCCTGAAGACATTGCGCGTGTTCGTCACCATGCCGCATGATGCGATTACCGAACATCGCCACGACTATGAAATCGAAGTGCGTGACGCGGACGGCGCGGAACACGCACGTTACAAGGCAACTTTCATGGCACCGGAGGGCAGATAA
- the ccoN gene encoding cytochrome-c oxidase, cbb3-type subunit I: MNYAAGTVLSGLGALFAVLLAGFSHDELFRTHMWILFATLAIFTILLMRNANYGLTPKKVDQSAYMDGPIRYGVIATVFWGVTGFLVGVVIAAQLAFPDLNLEPYLNFGRLRPLHTSAVIFAFGGNALIASSFYVVQRTCRARLIGGDLAWFVFWGYQLFIVMAATGYLLGITQSREYAEPEWYVDIWLTIVWVAYLVVFLGTILKRKEPHIYVANWFYLSFIITIAMLHIVNNLAIPVSFLGVKSYSAFAGVQDAVTQWWYGHNAVAFFLTVPFLAMMYYFVPKQAERPIYSYRLSIVHFWSIIFLYIWAGPHHLHYTAVPDWAQTLGMVFSIMLWMPSWGGMINGLMTLSGAWDKVRTDPIIRLMVAAIAFYGMATFEGPMLSIKAVNSLSHYTDWTIGHVHAGALGWNGMISFAAVYYLAPKLWNRQRLYSIRMVNWHFWLATLGIVLYAAAMWVAGIQQGLMWREYDDQGFLVYSFAETVLAMFPYYVIRTLGGVLYLAGGFVMAWNVYQTIRGNLRNEAPMGGTRTVAGATMQPAE; the protein is encoded by the coding sequence ATGAACTACGCCGCTGGAACAGTCCTTTCCGGTCTGGGGGCACTTTTTGCTGTGCTTTTGGCCGGATTTTCCCATGATGAGCTGTTCAGAACCCATATGTGGATTCTGTTCGCTACACTGGCCATCTTCACCATTCTTCTGATGCGGAATGCCAATTACGGCCTGACGCCCAAAAAGGTCGACCAGTCCGCCTATATGGACGGCCCGATCCGCTACGGCGTCATCGCAACGGTTTTCTGGGGCGTGACCGGTTTTCTGGTCGGCGTCGTCATCGCCGCGCAGCTCGCCTTTCCCGATCTCAATCTGGAACCCTATCTGAACTTCGGCCGCCTGCGCCCGCTGCACACATCTGCGGTGATTTTCGCGTTCGGCGGCAATGCGCTGATTGCATCGTCCTTCTATGTCGTGCAGCGTACCTGCCGCGCCCGCCTCATCGGCGGCGATCTGGCATGGTTCGTGTTCTGGGGCTACCAGCTTTTCATCGTGATGGCCGCGACCGGCTATCTGCTCGGCATCACGCAGAGCCGTGAATATGCGGAACCGGAATGGTATGTCGACATCTGGCTGACCATCGTCTGGGTCGCCTATCTGGTCGTCTTCCTCGGCACGATCCTGAAACGCAAGGAGCCGCATATCTATGTGGCGAACTGGTTCTACCTGTCCTTCATCATCACCATCGCCATGCTGCATATCGTCAACAACCTGGCGATCCCTGTCTCGTTCCTCGGCGTGAAAAGCTATTCCGCCTTCGCGGGCGTGCAGGATGCGGTGACGCAGTGGTGGTATGGGCACAACGCCGTCGCCTTCTTCCTGACCGTGCCGTTTCTGGCCATGATGTATTATTTCGTGCCGAAGCAGGCAGAGCGTCCGATCTATTCCTACCGCCTGTCGATCGTGCACTTCTGGTCGATCATCTTCCTCTATATCTGGGCCGGGCCGCACCATCTGCACTACACCGCCGTTCCCGACTGGGCGCAGACGCTCGGCATGGTCTTCTCCATCATGCTGTGGATGCCGTCCTGGGGTGGCATGATCAACGGCCTGATGACGCTTTCGGGCGCATGGGACAAGGTCCGCACCGATCCGATCATCCGCCTGATGGTTGCCGCCATCGCCTTCTACGGCATGGCGACCTTTGAAGGCCCGATGCTGTCGATCAAGGCCGTCAACTCGCTGTCGCACTATACGGACTGGACCATCGGTCACGTTCACGCGGGCGCGCTTGGCTGGAACGGCATGATCTCGTTTGCCGCCGTCTATTATCTCGCACCGAAGCTGTGGAACCGCCAGCGGCTCTATTCGATCCGCATGGTCAACTGGCACTTCTGGCTGGCGACGCTCGGCATCGTTCTCTACGCGGCTGCCATGTGGGTTGCCGGTATCCAGCAGGGCCTGATGTGGCGCGAATACGACGATCAGGGCTTCCTCGTCTATTCCTTCGCGGAAACCGTGCTCGCCATGTTCCCATACTACGTCATCCGTACGCTTGGCGGCGTGCTCTACCTCGCCGGTGGCTTCGTGATGGCCTGGAACGTCTATCAGACCATTCGCGGCAATCTGCGCAACGAAGCCCCGATGGGCGGCACCCGGACTGTAGCCGGTGCGACCATGCAGCCTGCCGAATAA
- the ccoO gene encoding cytochrome-c oxidase, cbb3-type subunit II, with the protein MSILKNHSKLEKNATLLLIASLAVVTVGGIVEIAPLFYLENTIEKVEGMRPYSPLELAGRDVYVREGCYLCHSQMIRPFRDEVERYGHYSLAAESMYDHSFQWGSKRTGPDLARVGGRYSNEWHVQHLVRPRDVVPESVMPSYAFLKDRPLEASNIAANLKANAAVGVPYSQEMIDNALDDLKAQATPDADTTGVEARYPKAKVGDFDGNPQMISEMDALIAYLQMLGTLVDFSTYDQSPKAR; encoded by the coding sequence ATGTCGATACTAAAGAACCACTCCAAGCTGGAGAAAAACGCAACGCTGCTGCTGATCGCATCGCTCGCCGTGGTGACGGTCGGCGGCATCGTTGAAATCGCACCGCTCTTCTATCTCGAGAACACCATCGAGAAGGTGGAAGGCATGCGCCCCTACTCGCCGCTGGAACTCGCGGGCCGCGACGTCTATGTGCGTGAGGGCTGCTATCTCTGCCACAGCCAGATGATCCGCCCGTTCCGCGATGAAGTGGAACGTTACGGCCATTACAGCCTGGCTGCGGAATCCATGTACGACCATTCGTTCCAGTGGGGCTCCAAGCGCACGGGGCCTGACCTCGCCCGCGTCGGCGGCCGCTATTCGAACGAGTGGCACGTGCAGCACCTTGTCCGTCCGCGCGACGTGGTGCCGGAATCGGTCATGCCAAGCTATGCATTCCTGAAGGACCGTCCGCTGGAGGCTTCCAACATTGCGGCCAATCTGAAAGCCAATGCGGCGGTCGGCGTACCCTACAGCCAGGAAATGATCGACAACGCGCTTGACGATCTGAAGGCACAGGCCACGCCGGATGCCGACACAACCGGCGTCGAGGCACGCTATCCCAAGGCCAAGGTCGGCGATTTCGACGGCAATCCGCAGATGATCTCGGAGATGGACGCGCTCATCGCCTATCTCCAGATGCTCGGAACGCTCGTCGATTTCTCGACCTACGACCAGTCCCCCAAAGCGAGATAA